AATCTTGGCTAATTTATTTCTTGTACCCCATagactgtaaaaataataaaaatgagcgGAAATTCCTACTGTAATGGCCGGCAATGTGCACATGCGGAACACATCGGTGTTGTCCGGGCAGTACGTTGCCAGAAACTGACTCTCCCCCAATGTTTAGGTTAAGGTTgagaatagtttatttttatggtTTGTGGACAAAACCGTAATTTAATCCAATTGTCctctggtgtaaaaaaaaaaaaagacagtgttCTACCCagcacctatcatcatcatttatttatatagcgccaacatattctgtagcgctttacaattggggacaaacacagtaaactaataaacaaactgggtaaaacagacaaagagaggtgagaaggccctgctggcaagcttacaatctatgggacaatgggagtttgacacatgaggttaagtctacatttgcagtcggcccagccagactgcaaaggtaaaagtgactcataagctaaatgatcctgtcacacaacaatgttggtcaatgAGTAGTTGTATaacgagtggtaatagggtaatgtagtgaggttaagaccTATTtaccgggtgctccacccggttGTTTTAACTTGCCATTCAGCTCATGGAGCCCAGCAGAGTCATATTAtagtagaataaaccattgtttctcctattagatcagacactatgtgagcactacagccagcagtgtgtgttagacctctgaccaccagtcctggcaggtggggGCAATAACCTCAACTCTTTCAATATTATTTCATAGTATTACAGCTGCCTccacctggctacttcttaatgccaacCGGCTGGCAAAACTTTCTGGAGAGAACACTGTAGAGGCCATTAACCTTTGTGCAGTGGGActctttgctttgtttttttttaccaaagcaGATGATGTAAAATAGGACATGTATCTAATCAGCCTTTGATCTCAAGTTAATAATCCAGTTCTCCATTCACATGTCCAAAAAATGGGACAGAAGTGAGCAGCTTAAAAGGCACTCACACTGTACCTTGTGCGTCCATGGTGCTGAAATAATGAAAACCAGTCTTAAATTTGAAAATGCTTTCTTAAATTGTCTCTCCGTGTTTATAGTTAGACCTATTATTTATAGTCATTTAATTGTCAGGATGATGCAAGCCCTGTTTTCTTTAAGTGGTGTGCTCTGGAGGTAGAAGCTCAACCAGCTATTATTGTTGATTTGAAAGATGCCACAGTGCTGTTCAGCGCCAGACAGAGCACAGACAACTGGGACATACAACGTAGACAAAGAATAAATGTGGATGTGAAATGGTAGGGACGGCCCTGCATAGAGAATTGATTGTGTCTCAGTGGAGATTGGACTATCAGTGAGGGTGTATCGGTGGGAGTGGGGTTGGTTCTAGTAAAGAGGTGAGTTATCAGATTTGAAGACTGAGGGGGAGTCTGACCagtcatggtagggaattccataggtggTTAGTAGTACAGGAAAAGTCTTGTTGACTAAGTTGCTGCACACCCCATCTAGAAGGTCTATTTAGAATCTACTGTTCAGTGTAACCCTTCACAATCATTTGCATAATGCTCATTTTAGATAGGATAATGGCTGCAATTCTATTTACAATGTTTAAAGTAGAATTTGCATGTTCATGTGGATGTTTGCACTAGAGGTCAAAAAGCAGCATATATTCTTCATGTGTGAAATGagttcccaaacttttttttttttgtgcatgaaCCCTTTAGATATGACTTGTAATGTAAGAGATTGCATTTTGGAATTGCTGTATATTGCCTTTTGTTTAACCTTTTTGCTTTACTTGTGAATACAACCCCTTTTAGAGTCCACTCTACATCCTGAGTGCTTGCtgtgtatttaattaaaattcaCTTTCTTTAATGCAGGAGCTGACATTGCAataaggtgcaaaatttgcattgaATAACAGTAACCAATCAGCAGTTAGATGTTTAACCAGCACTAGAAAGAACAATAAAAGCACAAGTGGGGATATTGTGCTTTAGTGAAAAGTGAGCATTTAAATGCCATGTCAGTATTTAGCCCTAGTGTTCTGCTTTTCCCTACATATGTTGTAGGGAAGTGTCAGGTTATCATAGGTCTATGAATATCTGCTCATCTGGGCTTAAAATTAAGATTGTCTGGTTTAGTATAATCCTTATGAAGCAAATTGATTGGATTAAGCCAGTGACCAGTTCTAATTATAATCATACAACATGCGCACATCTACGATTTATTAAGTCGGGGGTCTGTGGTTCTTAACGTGAGATTCTGCACATTCTGGTTTCTTTACCGGCTAAAAGTTGCGGGTGATGTTTTCTAGGTGCGCCCCATGTGTACGGATAGCCCCGGTATTCACATCTCTGAGTAATAAGTACCCACAAGCAGTGTTTCTGGAAGTTGATGTCCATCTGTGCCAAGTAAGTCACCTCTACTCTGAAACTTGTCTGTATATCTAGGATTACGTTTCTTGCTGCTTCTTGTCTCCTGTACCCCACACCTGGATTCATGGAGTGATCCTTCCTTCACCATCCGGTACCCCGTTCCCATCATGCACAGATTTGGGCATTTATAATATCGTATGCCTAATAACCAGGTGTGTGCACTGTGCCACTGGTCATTACAAATATTAAATGCAACCCATTAGAAAGGATAtcaatttttttgtagttttcgtaaaaaataaatgttttgtttgaaTCTTCCTTTACCTTCAAACAAAGCTAACCccgtggggtatatttactaaactgcgggtttgaaaaaggggagatgttgcctatagcaaccaatcagattctagctgtcattttgtagaatgcacttaataaatgaaagctaggatctgattggttgctataggcaacatctccacttttccaagcccgcagtttagtaaatctagccccatgtctgaaGAAGATCTTTGTTCAGTGACATTATAGCCACTGAGTGGCACTGTTCTACTGGATAGAGTTTTAATTTAATTGgcattacttgtttttttttttttttttctttttctctaaatCAGTGCCGTCCAATTGCAGCCGGATTCCTCACCCTTTTTATAATCTTCACCAAGAATCTCCATAGACTTTTGTATgagatacatttttaaattgtgtCCAATCTGTGAATACATGTGGCCTTTTGGTTTGTACTGCCTTAGAAAGCAGTGTAGTAATATTTGTAGCAGTGATACACACGTTCATGTAGACCTCTTCTCCCAGACCAGGTAATAGTGCTTGGGCATTTCATGGTAGAGTTGAATACATACCTTTCGCCAGCATGACATATTGTCCATGTCCATCTGTTACAGCACTTGCCGAATACGTGACCACTGTAGATAATTTGGTGGGAGTTACTGTCCTTCCTAACAGCCAGAGAAAGGCTCTCTGGATGTATGACATCTCCCACATCCTGTGACCACTGTAGATAATTTGGTGGGAGTTACTGTCCTTCCTAACAGCCAGAGAAAGGCTCTCTGGATGTATGACATCTCCCACATCCTGTGACCACTGTAGATAATTTGGTGGGAGTTACTGTCCTTCCTAGCAGCCAGAGAAAGGCTCTCTGGATGTATGACATCTCCCACATCCTGTGACCACTGTAGATAATTTGGTGGGAGTTACTGTCCTTCCTAGCAGCCAGAGAAAGGCTCTCTGGATGTATGACATCTCCCACATCCTGTGACCATTTTTCTCAGGAGGCCAACCACTATGTCATCAATACCAAAGCCAATATATTGCCAATCTTAACAATGCTTAATTAATTCTGTACAGCAGGCTATCTAGTCCATTCATTTAGATGTGTTTTGAAATACATGTTTCAGGTCCACTTAAAAGTCTAATAATGTTCTTCAGAAAATAATAAAGACTTTAAAAAACACCATGGTGGACGTCTATAATAACGTTATGCTACACTGATGTCTTCAAACAATCATATACGAATTTGTCAAGATAAGCAATTCTTAGACTTTCTTTATTGGACCTCAAGCAAACCATCACCAAGGACCAATATTGTGTACAAACACCATAGTTTTCTGTGGTGGATGCACTGATTTCtaattaatacaatataattgCATACAAATTTAATATACTGCAAATGTACAGTAAAATCTAAAATGGAATGAACTGGAACTGTTTGAGTACACACCTAATAATACTACCAAACGTGATACAGAAATTACACCGTGTAAAGTTGAAGTGTATTGGCTCAGTGTTGTGTGGGTGGTACTGATGGTGGGAGGGCAGTCTAGTTGATAACAGTATTACCACATATACAGTGTACCGTAGCATGCTGCTGGTGTCTGCATTCTGTGTAGTATTGTGTAAATATCTGCATTATAAATGGGGACTGTGTATTGTATGTAATGGCATAATGGTGTGAGTGctggacacaaacacatacacacacgcatgcacacatGTTGTGGCAGATGTACGTGCACACGTCCGTTCTGGCTCCTGTTATTGAGACAGTGTATTACAGGGACTCAGTCACCAATGTTGCAATCAGATTAGATACACTGAAGCAGCTGTTCCTGGTGAGTCATATTTATTGGATGTGAAAGTAACATGGTTCTTTTACCCCCAATTCAGGGCAATAATGTCACATGCTTCTGTCTCTCTCAGCCGATGGCATTAAATAACGTGACCCACTCTTTCAGCCACAGGGTATAGGAACCCCTTTGGAGGCTCATTCACACACATGCAGTGGGAAAATGGGTAAAGCGCATGAAAATTAATGCACATTTTAGAGATGCATTTCTAGTGCACTTTTCCTGCATTTTGCTTTTAGCCACACAATTTATTGTACATTCATGCACTAGAAATGTGTAGAACACAATGGTTATAACAGCACCATTAACTTTATTAAATGCGCTTTTCATGCATCCACAAACATGTGCGTTGGATTGGTGTgaatgagccctgattggttgggtTGCAATGCAGCCTTTCATGATACTGTTTCACTACCATGGAGCGTCCATCTTTTGAGTTCTGTTCTGTGAAGAGCGAGATCTCACAAACTACCACTCGGACTGGCAGAAGGCAGGCTCTGGTGTGGCCGCCATCTCTTCTCCTGCTACCTGGAAATCTTCTGTGGCAGGGAATGGCATATTCCCAAGGAGCCTCTCTCATAACCTGCATGGTCCTTTCACACTGGTCACACTCAGTTCTACTACTACACTATTTCCTCCACTTATCTATTTACATCTAGCTGTCCTTtgtaatatattttcatttacaagtatatatgtatgtcattTTGAAATTGCTAGAGCCTGTCCTGGGAAGGGTCtgtatttttgcatttatattttatttttacattctaggCAACAGCTGCTGCCAACAATATATCTGCGACCCCCACTTTTTTATTCTTCCGAAACAAAGTAAAAATTGACCAGTACCAAGGTGCCGACGCTTCTGGTTTAGAGGAAAAGATCAAACAACACTTAGAGAACGACCCAGGGAACAATGAGGACACAGATATTCCAAAGGGCTACGTACGTACTAAATAGTGTTACTAATTTGTGGCGAAACAGTTTATACAACTGAATGTTTATCAAAAGGCAGCAAACTCCATTTCTCATCTGCAGTAAATGGACTTTCAATCACAAAATAAGGCTCCATGTAGCAGACGTCTTCAGAAATATGACAAACTGGTGTTCTTAAATCCCTACTCTTATTCATTGAGAGATGTCATTTCTCTGCAATTTTTCGGTACTGTATACTGTTGTATATGCTGAGAGCAAAGAGTATACCATAACAAATCattacacataataaaaaaaatctgttaagAGGTTAATTATGCTGTTACTAAATTATACAGGGCCTGATATATCTTAGAATACAATGTGAacttatattttgtaaaataaagttataactcttaatgctataatcattaatatatatatatatatatatatatatatatatatatatatatatatatatatatatatatatatacatgaaatacatacgTGAGGAGGttattaatgcatactgtacataaaatgcagtttaATAGTTTTCCtaacttgcaaacacatgttctgacatACATAATACATACCTGTGGGTCATCGCTATCAgtgggcacttacacctgtcctgtaccTAGCGCATGTGATATGGGTAAAAACCACGTACCTAGGAGATGCCCTGAGCACACCTGTGTATTCTATGTCCGTCCACCCTTCCCTCATTTACATTTGGGTACGACTTGCATGCAGTTGTGTTCATTGGTGTCGGTCCCTTTCTGGGTTATGCTCAGAGCTTTTTCATGCAGGTTAAGGCACATAAATGGACAGTCTGAAGATGACTCAGTCCCCCAACGTGGGAGAAACTAGATCTGTAGAAGATAATAAATATGATTTAGTCATTATATTAGGAGTTCACAAGGTTTATAAAGAGGAGTACAGGGACCCATCTCAAAGTGCCCACCCATGATTAGCTCCCGACCAATGAGAGAAGAACCCCTGTTTTATGCAATTCCCTATTCATGACTTTGTGCATCTCGCCCATCTCTATTTATGCAACTGCCTAAACAACAAGTGGGTATACATCCATTGTATTTATATAAAGAGCTGTGATCACAATCTCCAATTCTGCTTATGCTGTGAAGTAAATCGGCTCCTTAACCTGAGGAGGATTCACCAACATTGTGACAGTCTTATAGCAGAACTTTAACATTTGACTCTATAGCGTCCCTGTACCACTTATCTttcatatcatcatctatttatatagcgccactaattccacagcgctgtacagagaactcgctcatatcggtccctgccccattggagcttacagtctaaatctcctaacatacacacacacacacacagactgagagagattaagggcaatttaatagcagccaattttcctaccagtatgtttttgtagtgtaggaggaaaccagagcacccggaggaaacacagggagaacatacaaactcctcacagataaggccatggtcgggaatcaaactcgtgaccccagagctgtaaggcagaagtgctaaccactaagccaccgtgctgcaatcTGTCAGACAGTTGCCTTTTTATAGTTCATAGTTGTATTGATACATTTATAATTTTGTAGTCATTATCTTTCTTGAAATGTCAGACAGTAATATAGagcatatttaaattattttgtgtatatatatttgcttgTATACACTCCTTTCCATAAAAGGATACTGCCAGGATATGGTGAAAATTGTGACTTTTTAGGGTTAAGTAACGCGTTGTAGTTTATCTATAGCACTAATTTAATTTGAATGACTATTAACTTATTTGTGTTGCTGTATATAGAAGAATCAAcattcatttattggtgtgaaGGGGGATTGTGTCTGATGGTAAAATGATTATAAGAGGGGGAATTCCTCTTGGTGAAGAGCGCCACCTGCTGGCCACTGCAGTTGTATagcatactcctttttttttttgtatgatcGCATAGTGCATTTCCTGATTGTTATGTTTGTACTCACAGATGGATTTAATGCCGTTTGTAAGCAAAGCTGGGTGTGAATGTCTCAATGAAAGCGACGACCACGGGTTTGAAAACTGTTTACGGAAAGACACAACATACCTTGAATCAGATTGTGATGAACAGGTAACGCTGCATCTCATATTACAGTCTACTGTTAGATGTCCGGCCGTTGGTATTGTCTACGTTTTCTGCAGCTCATCCTAGAGCAGGCTTTTACAAATCCAGTCCTCGGGGAGCCCAAACACTGCATGTTTTACAGATTCCCTCACAGAATGACAAGTGAGATAATTCTACcagtggatctgttacaatgtatcagtcggtaatgaatacacctgtgctccagccaggagatctggaaaacctgcactgttagggggtcctgaggaaTGAGACTGGAGCCAGTGTTttgcaataaatatttgtgtaaaaACGTATGATGGCTTATTTTAAGCATCAGTACACTTCTACACCCAAAACGGGTcttattcatgaattatttttAGATTCTGTACAATCACATAAACCTTTTTCATAATGTGTCCAGCGTGTGACGTATTTCTCTTTCTGTATGTATGTCATCTATACATAGCGTAAATCATGATGGCTCTTAATTGTATCGCTCATTTCAAACATTTGTTTAACAAgtctagaaaaaataataatgtgcattTTCTCTTTGAATGTATATAACACAGCAAATGATGGGTCTGTTCATATCTCTCACAGCTCCTGATCACTGTAGCTTTTAACCAGCCAGTTAAATTGTACTCCATGAAGCTCCAAGGGCCTGATAATGGTGAGTAACTGTCTGGTGTAAATCCCCCCTGGTGCTTGTTTCACCATCTCTGTGATGTCTGTAATCTGGGCAGGGGAAACCTGATCTCTCTATGGATCTCTGCTGTTTTAGATCGCTTGTAATATAATCTAATGCTATATGACATGCAGTCGGTTGGGAGACGGATTTCATTTAGAACCATCGCGACAAATCCTTCCTGCTATGAATAGAGATGATCGACGACCGTTTAGGTTCAGGCTATGCTTGATTACTTGGACTCTGCTAAAAACAGTGAATGTTGGGGGGGAGGGGCTACCAGGcaagagaccccccccccccttcttcctctCCAAAATAGTTTTGTAATGAAGGGAGTGGATTTACAAAATCTTATGGCATCATATCCTGTGGTATTCACATGCCTCCAGTTGGTGCATGACCTGTATTCACAAATGGAACCTTGCTTACGAGCTTTGGAGAGAGGCCTATATGTAGCTGTCCATAGCCATATCTAGCGCATAAGGGAATTTCTTTGTTGTTTTCTATTATACTTTTTTCTACGTATAACTGCCTCTGTCACCTCGATGCCCGTATAAGCTCTATACAGAAGGATGACACTCGGCAGCCATTGATGAATATGTACAAGCAGAATTTGGAGCCATGGGGGGGTTGGTAGATCTACATATCTTCTGATCTTGCCCGGtgataaatatattttggaattCACAGCGAATGTCTTACCCAGACACTTCTGTTCGGACACAGGTTTGGGGTTTGTGAGTGGATAAATGGTCTTACCAGAAACCAGcagatatataatttattaatggTGATATCCTAGAACCCCAATACCCTTAGAGATACAATGTAATTTCTGTATAAAATGCAGCTGTCCAGCTGCGGTTGAAGGAAGTGTAACCCTTTCATAACCGCAGGGTTCTCACCCCTAACATTACCAGACAAAAAAATCACTTTTTGGATGCATCAGTATAAGTGTCAGtaactttttattttagtataaCCATACAagtatttattatgttttctGGGACATACATGGCTGTCCCATGACTTTTCCCCAAGTTACGGTATTGTTAGTGAAGCCCCCACAATTTAAGCAGCTATGTGTATTTCAGATGGGTGTCGGGGCCTCTATTTAGTTGTGATTCTTCTTTTACTAGAGGAAGGCCTCAGAATTGCAGGGTAGATTTGATGCATGTCTCCTCTTAGCAATGTTAGATAACATCTATTGCTGATCACTGTTAATAGTGGTCTATTGGTACCAAGAGGCAGGAGAGACATACATTGTGCGCACCCTGCCCTTATAATAATATGGCCAGCGCCTCTTGGAGTAACAGAGTCGGTGAGAGCCTGATGGCTCCTAGGGTTAGCAGACTGGTGGCCTCTGAATTCTACATCGTTTTATCAGCCCCTCGTAAGTGTTGTTCTCTTATGTAGCTCAGGAATCGCCAAGATGGATTGTAATATCCCTTTTTACTGTAGGCATATATCATTCAGACAACACACATTTtaatttgaaacaaaaccagccACCTGTATGAATctatagattgtgagcttgcgagcagggttctctctacctctgtctgtatgtactacccagtattgtcttattaatgtttgttcccaattgtaaagcgctacgaaatttgctggtgatatataaataaatgttgatgatgatccacTTTCCAGGTGTGGTTACCTTCTATAATTCTACATTCTAGCATGGAACTTCTCACCAAATACTACTTACACTCCAGCTATCAGTAATGAACTAAATGATTACCACAGAATGAGGATATGTTTTACATATAGAAATAGTTGTTGTGGTTTTTTTATGGGTAGATATATTCTTTTTTCCAGTTATTTTAGAATTTCGAAGCCTTAAACCCTTAGGGGTgtgtttactaagctgcgggtttgaaaaagtggggatgttgcctatagcaaccaatcagattctagttctcatttatttagtacattcctcaaaatgacagatagaatctgattgattgctataggcaacatctccactttttcaaacccgcagtttagtaaatataccccttagtgtcatttatataaaataattacttaTCTGGCCTTTGCTGGCTGTGAGGACCATCCCTCATCAGAGTGTATGAAAGTAGTTTGAAGTTCTGACTAATGTCATTTATGGAACCGTGACGCCATTACCATCATTTTCCTGATCACTGGTTACTCAAATACACTGTTTGGAAAGCattgactttgggtgtttacaaGAGTCGATATACCTGTTGTCCTGCAGTTAAATGGTTACCTATGGGAAATATTGTAAACCCTAAATGGTAAGTCATTGGCTTATATAAATGATCTATGCATTATCTCCTATAGAAAGCCGTATTCTGTGCGTAACACAAATGActgaggggtttatttactaaactgctggtttgataaagtggagatattgcctatagcaaccaatcagattctgtagcATGTACTAAGTATAtaatcactagaatctgattggttgctagatcaccactttttcaaacctgcagtttagtaaatatacccccgagACTCCTGGAAGAGGCTCTGATCAAAGTAAAAACACAGTGGTTTCAAGTTTCTTTATTAATGGGGTCTTGCAATATTCTTGTGAACaacaattatatttaaattcCAATGGCTGCCGTACCCACTGAACATCAGACAAGGATGCAAAGATCAACTGTTTGATAATGAATGAACCAGTTGGCAGTTGAGCACATAAAACACATCTCTGCTTCTGGTGAACTGTGATTGCTGTAGAACATACTGATAACTATTTCTTCCTCCATTGGTTGCACATCAGCTCCTGTACGCGCTCTCAGCCCCA
The Mixophyes fleayi isolate aMixFle1 chromosome 1, aMixFle1.hap1, whole genome shotgun sequence DNA segment above includes these coding regions:
- the TXNL1 gene encoding thioredoxin-like protein 1; its protein translation is MVGVKVIGADAEFQPELSGAGSRLSVVKFTMRGCAPCVRIAPVFTSLSNKYPQAVFLEVDVHLCQATAAANNISATPTFLFFRNKVKIDQYQGADASGLEEKIKQHLENDPGNNEDTDIPKGYMDLMPFVSKAGCECLNESDDHGFENCLRKDTTYLESDCDEQLLITVAFNQPVKLYSMKLQGPDNGQGAKYVKIFINLPRSMDFDEALRSEPTQAFDLTADDIKEDSIIQLRYVKFQNVNSVTLFVQSNQGDEEATRIAYFTFIGTPVQATNMNDFKRVVGKKGESH